In one window of Camelina sativa cultivar DH55 chromosome 15, Cs, whole genome shotgun sequence DNA:
- the LOC104747361 gene encoding non-specific lipid-transfer protein 9-like, translated as MSKSVLIACVIAITIFTLPFNIQTVNSLTPCEVALNDVKPCLTYLWAPPQAKPSPDCCRGVSKVNNSVKTFDQRRDMCICLSTVAAMTTADPYKFDHLPKLCGITLFAPIGPKLDCNSIKV; from the exons ATGAGCAAATCGGTTTTAATCGCTTGTGTCATTGCAATCACTATTTTTACTTTACCTTTTAATATTCAAACAGTGAATAGTTTAACGCCTTGTGAAGTAGCACTCAATGATGTAAAACCCTGTTTAACGTACCTTTGGGCTCCTCCTCAAGCTAAGCCATCACCAGATTGTTGCAGAGGCGTAAGCAAAGTGAACAATAGTGTTAAAACGTTTGACCAACGTCGTGATATGTGCATTTGTCTGTCAACTGTAGCAGCAATGACTACAGCCGATCCATACAAGTTTGACCATTTGCCAAAATTATGTGGTATTACCTTATTCGCACCCATTGGTCCAAAGCTTGATTGTAACAG CATTAAAGTTTAA